The Oryctolagus cuniculus chromosome 12, mOryCun1.1, whole genome shotgun sequence genomic interval CCCCGTTTGGGGGTAGAGAGGGGGTGTGCCATAGCCGAAGCCTTCCGACAGGTAAGGAGTTTCATAAGCGGGGTCTTCCTGGGGATAGGAGGGGTAGGGGGGCCTGGGTGGTGAGAAGTCCATGTCAGTGCCAAAGGGGGGGCCCGGTGCGGAGGGGAATCCCCGGAGAGATGAGTCCGGCAAGGGCTCCTCCTTGAAGATCACtgggggagaagggggaagggCGGGAGGACACGCTAGTGAGAGGCCTGGCAGTCTCTTCGTGGGCACCTTCCAATCAccctcgccccacccccaccccccgcagccaGGGTCTCCTGCATCCCTCTGCCCTTGCTCAGCGCCCCACATGGGCTGTCCTGGAGCGCACCAGGCAGGAACTTGAAACTCTGGGTAGGACTGCGCTTCCTCCGCCCATTGGAGACGTAGAAGTAGACCTGGACTGGCCGGGACACCCGCTTGTTGCTGTACGCTGGGACGGTCAGGGTCAGCGTCACCTGCGGGAGAGcagagggtgaggcagaggaTCCCCTGGGCATCCAGCCCCAGTCCAGCCTTGCCAAGGACTGAAACCTTACATCCTGCCTCTTCCCATTTGCTAAGGAGCAAAGTTCATTCCCTAGTGATGCACCTGCTTCCACGGTGGCCACACCACCTCCTCCAGAGACAAGTAGGTCGCTGCAGAGCCCACTCCCATGGGCAAGGGGAGCCAGCTGAGACCTCCCTGAgttcccccacctcctctcccgcctcccagggtgcgcacccGAGTGACACCCCTACCTCATTGCTCTGCAGTCGGTTCACCGTGGCCTCCTCCTCCCATTGCAGCTTTCCATCTGGCGAGGGGAACAGGGGGCTCCAGCTCAACACCAcgggccctgccctctgcccctgtcCTTCCCCCTCCTGCTGGAGCCCAGGCCAAATCCGCTATTCAGAGGAGCCCACAGCCTGTTTACACAATAGGCCGGAAGAGGCAGGCTTTCagctgtgcccaaggtacaggcAAGCAAACTGAGACCGAGGGACATGCCGGGGCCAGCCCAGGCACCAGAGGGAGTCGGTGACAGAGCATCTCTTAAACCCTCTACCCAACTCCAAACATCCTTTCCCTTGATCATCccgggagaaggggggagggatggAAAAGGTCCCAGCTTGAAGGAAGACAAGGAAACCCCTGGGGATGCTCTGACATGGTCCCAACTGAGAAATCTGGGTATAGGGGTCGGGGCTTTCCAATGACCTCTGGTTGTTGGCTGCCCTTGGAGCCTGTGGCCTCCCTTTCTCCACCTCTGAAATTCCACCGTGGGGTATCTCATGGGCTCTTGTAACCACAACTCAAGAGGGGCCCCGAGGGAACTCCCTTCGTACCCTATCCACACAGGGGTAAATGCACTCAAAGCTGACTCCTCTTTAATAAGCGGGATGGGCATTTCACACATCTGTCGAACCCCTGCAGTGCAGACTGCTGTCACATATCCCCCCCACTGGAAGGGCCAAGAGAGGGAAACCAGGGCTCAACTGGCAGGGCTAGCGGCAGTGCCAGAGATCTTCCTCGTGCTCATTCCAAGCCCTTCTGTCTTCCCTCCATCCCCAGTTGGGTCCTTACCTGGGCCCCTCTCAATGAACACCACCTTGGAGTccggcaggaagttggagccagTCAGCACTAGTTCCTCGCCTCCTCTCACCGAGCAGGCGCTGGGGCTGTAGGCCTCCACCTGGGGCAGCTCCTGGGCCGAGCGCTGGGCTGCAGAGCAGTACAAGAAGAGGCTTGGCTGGGCTGGGCATGGGGGGAacagcctctcccctcctctccttcgcCCTCTGGACTAACTGCCACAGGGCCCCGGGGGAGCCTTCCTTCAGGGGGCAGACACATGGGTAAATCAGCGGGATCCATGGGGTCACACAGACCACATACGGAACCACTCCTGGAGCAGAGAGGGAGGTAACTATGGCAGGCCAGGAAGTTTCCCAAGCAAGCTCACGGGCCACCCCAGAGGCAGGTAGGGTTCAGGGTCACTCTGGGCCCACGCCAAGACAGAGTCAAGCCAGAGGCAAGCACCATTGGAACACCTCTCCTCCACCCCTGGTGGAAATCAGGGCTGATCCCTCTGTGGGCTACCTGGACGGACACACAGGGCATGGAACACCAcgcaggggagacagacagacagacaaaacacACAGACAAGAGTCCCAAGGGACAaggggatggcccaaggcctcTGCTCACAGCACTCGATGGGCACCGACGCCGCCTGCACGGAGACGACCTTCCCACCGCCCTGGGGCACGTGTACCCGGAACACCAGCCGCACTCGGGTGTTTTTGCGCCCAATGTCCGTCTCGCCCTTCCGCAGCTCAATGTCAGAATTCCGAAGCTTCAGGATCCCGGCACAGTCAATGCTGAAAGCAAAGGCAGATGGCACACCCtcccagctgaagccagagcGAGACTCCTGCTCTCCATCCAAAGCCTCAAATGATTTATGGATGCCTAGGGGGCTGTTTTCTAATCAGAGACTGCCCCCAACCAGAGCCCTCTTCTAGAAGGTGAGAAGGCCTGAAAGCCGGCTCCTAGCAATGATGTCTAACCAACTCTAGCAAGAAGAGGGAGAAGCGCACCCAGCCTAGGCCCGGTGGAGAAGCCTGCCGACAGGGGAAGCTCAGTGGGGACTCACTTGGCCGCCATGTTGTTCTCGGGGAGCAGAGTCATCTCCAGCACCTTGGTGCCACTGACGACAGCTTCATAGCTGGCCGTGGCCACCATCTTGCCTGTGATACGGTGCACCTGATAGAAGGCATGAGGCCGCAGATTCCTCTCGTCTGCAGTACCGATGAACATCTGTAGGGTCAGTGGCTTCTCACTGTAGCCCAGGAGCTgtcagatggagagagagagcccacCTAATCAAAATTTCCACTGTCTCCCACTCCTTTATCCATCCCTGGATTTTTAGTCCACCACAGGGTGGGGATGGTGAAAGATAAAGGATATCCTGCAAGGGATTCTCTGGGGGAATTGGGCACCAGTTGTGGAGAAAATGTGGCCTGGAGCTCGCTGTTATTCTTGGACTAAGGCCCAAACTGGGCTGGGCAAAGGAGAAAGGGCTTCCAAGGGAGACTGACCCAACTCAACACAGAGACAGCCTAACTCCCAGTGACCTTCGGCCCCAGCTAAATCCCTCCCCCACATCTGGCAGACATGAGGCTGGAGTCCCATGGGATGAGTTGAGTGGGGGTGGAAGAACGGAGGAGCAGAAAGTATATCCGGGTCCTGGAAGTGCACCCTCCTCCCCCCAGGCTGCCTGCAGGGGTCAGAGCCGAGAGGGAGTGTGGGAAAGGGCAGTGCCACGGGGCTGCATGGCTGGAGTCTACCCACAGGGATCTGAGTGGGAGAAAGAAGATCGGGCCTGCCCCTGGGCCCTTACCTTGACCACGGGGTGACCGCCAGGGGCTGCTTTGACGGCTCCACGACTGCCCTCTGTCTCGTAGTGGGCCCGGTGGTGGGCTCTAGGCTGTACCTCGatcctcagctccagctgctcatactggctgggcagaggccaatccagagggggcagggcagaagtCCTGGGTGGGAGAGAAGAGCACTGACCATCCCCAGCCTCGGACCCCAGTCAGGATGGACTGGGTCTGTGAGGAAGCAGAGGGCGTGGTGTGAGAGAAAGAGGATAGAAATCATGGTGGAAATCAAGTCCCGGAGCCCAGGAGCAAGAGCAGACGGGGCAGAGCCCCTTGAGATGAGGTATGGGAGGTGACAGCAGGCCTGGGACTCCCTTCTCCCCGGCTCTGAGCACAGGGTTTGGGGTGGGGAGGCTTTGCCTGGATGCAGAGGAACCTCAAGCCCATTCTAATCCCCAGATGTGGATCAAAGCCATCAAGAAGTGTCATTCAGACCAGAAAAGGCCTCAGACATAAACTCCTTTGTTCTACAAATACAGAAACCGAGGCCAGCAGCCATCGACCATACCTAGGACAGAGTACGGAGTACATTCCGCTCCCTGGCCAGCTCCCCTTCCATTGCTTGGAGTTGGATAGGTAGAGTTCCAGGGAGCTAAGGAGTCTGGAGTGGGTGACTGCTCCTGTATTATGCTTCCAGGTACCCTAAGCCAGTGGACCCCTACTGGTAATGACCCCGCAGGTGATATGTGGCATGGGGGCATGTCCGGTTGTCACAGCTAGGGGGAGTGTTGCCACTCGCATCTAATGTGtagaggccagggcagggggcctgCTTAACAATCCTACAGTGCCCATACAGGGCTGCTGGGCCTGAGAAACCCCAGCGCAACTTGTGTGACACAGTTTCTTTCCTCTAGACCTTTCTCAGGATGGAGCCGGCTCAATCTGACATCTCAAGGTTTGAGTGTGGACTGGTAGAAGAATTGCCAAGTTTTAATACAAATTCTTTGACCTGCAGGTATGTGCTAGTTTATTCATATTAGCAGCTAGACCCTTAAGCCACTGGGTCAGGCTCTAGAgatgaaatataagaaaagagGGACTTCCTGGAACAGAGTGTAGGGCAGGCACCAGTGTGAAGAGGCGGAGCGGAAGGTCCACACAAAGCCCACGCTCCCAACCCAGCCCCATGTGGGCTCACAGCCGGGCTGGGGCACCCCCAAGGACTGCTCCTTGCTTGACTAGGCCTCCTAGAGCAGCATGAGGTGGGCTGGATTTTCTCTAATTGGCCCTTAGCAAGAGGGGTACATTTATTCTAAATCTCCTTAAAACTAGGCCGGCGCAGTTGCTGTGCTGGCTGTGGATGCTCTTTGGAAATGCTTAGATCTTTGAAGAAACCTGGTCTCTTGATCCTCCCATTCCCCAGTAGGACCACGGGGAGAGCAGTGGTGGCAGGCGCACTCCTCACCTGAAGACGGGGCTGTGTCCCCCAATGCGGGCCTTGGACCAAGCCAGTGGGGAGGGCACCGCCAGGTAGTCCATGCCAGCCACCTCCTTCCGGGCACCCCCAGCGGGAGTGGGGGCCTCCTCCGCCCCAGAGGGCAGCTTCCCATTGCACGGGGCGGACTCCTCCGGCCGAGGCAGGGCCACCGCCTGCTCGCTTGAGGTTCGCCGCGTCTTCTGCGGGATGCTCTCAGCTGGCGGGGCCCCCATGTAGTCAAAGGGGCCGGGTGAGCCAGGGTCTCGGGCCAGAGgcaggggtggtggtggaggtggctcAGGGCCCTCTTCCCCCAAGCTGCCCCGGCGGGACAGCGCCGGGGAGGCCGAAGATGGGGTGCCCGAGCTGGAGTAGCGCCGCTTGCCGCACGGGGATGAAGGCCTGGGCGAGGCCGGCGTGGGCCCAGGAGCGCTGAGGAGGAGCCAGCTGTCCTCCGGCCCCCGGCCTCCAGGACTTGGCCCGTACAGGCTCCAGGGATCCTCGGGGGTCCACGGCCTAGGGGAGGCCCGGGGCGAAGGCAGCGGCGAGCCCAGGCCGAAGCGGGAAGCTGCCTCGTTAAGCTCCGACTCCACCTCGTCGCAGGCGGCGTACAGGGCCGCCTCGTCCGAGGCGTCCGAGAAGAAGCTCCACGAGGACAAGCTGCTGCTGCCCGGGCTCGGACTGAAGAAGGCACTCCCGCCCTGGCCGCCTGCTTCTCGGTAGCCCCCAAAGCCTTCTGGTGGGGGGTAATCGCGGGGAGAGCCGTCCCCCCAAGCGTCGGGGTTGTCGTCCAGGGAGGCGGGCGGGTCGGGCGTGGGAGAGATGGAGGTGATGCGGATGCTGGGACACTCGAGGACGCGGCCGCCCCCGGGACCCCCGGCACCCCCTCCTGGCCCCCCAAGCCTCACCGACCGGGCGGGCTGGCTCTCCCAGGTGCCAGGTGAGGGGGCCGGGCGTGGCGGCGGGGAGTGCATGCCGGGCCGAGGGGGCGGAGGCCGGGGGATGCCAATAGGGGCAGCGCCATAGGGAGGGGGCTCCCCCAGGGCCAAACGACAGCATGGTGGGGCATCTTCCGAGTCCGGTTCTGTGGAaatggggagggggggcgggAGAAAGAAGCTGGTGAGATTTCAGGGGTTCCCGGAGTGTCTGGCCCCCCAAGTTCTACTCTGCGCCCCCCTCTGCAGCAAGGAGAGGTCTTGGAGCCCCAAGATCAAAGCAGAGGTGACGGATGTCGGGATGTGGGGCCCTGGCCCTCTGGCGGAACTTCACGGTGTGGGCCGGTGGCCCTTAGCCCCCAGCATAGGACTCGCTCTGGTCGGGTCCCGAGGTGagggaggtggtggggaggggctaGCGCTGGGCCTGGAGGCGTGTTTAGCAaggcgctgggctgggctgggggcgacTCACACATGAACCCAATTAGCAGCGGTTCCCAAACCCCCAAACGGTGCTGGCAGGAGCCCCAGTTGCCATCGCAACCGTGACCAAGGGAGGCGGGGGGCGCCAGCGCTGCGGTGACGCGGGAAGGCGGCTCCTCCCTCGCTCCCCCCCAGTCTGGGGCCGAGGGGCTGATGCGTGCCGGGCCCAGCCGGGGTGGAAGGGGGGTGCAAGCGGGCAGCGCGGATTCCGTGCGAGCGGCGGCCGCCGCCCCCGGCTCCGTCCCCGCCATCTGCCTCTCATTGCGGCcagacggggagggggaggggcgccccGGCGCGGCCTGCCGGTGCCCCAGACCCCCGGCGTCCGCTCTGCCCGACCAGGGCTTGGCCCGCACGAGCCAAACTCCGGGGCCGAACCTCTCCTTCCCCGGGCTAAGCCCCCGACTCTCGGATCCGCCGTGCTCACCCGCCCCCAGTCGCAGTGACAGTCGGCCCCGCCGGGAGGCGGCGCGCAGCCAacggcacccccacccccaccccagccacgaCCTAAAAAGGAGAAAGTGCAGCCCGGGCCCCCAGCCTCACTTCCGCAGACCGGGGCGCCCCCTGACCCCCCTCAACCTCTGACGCCCTCATCCCCCCCGCCCGGGCTCAGTGCCCTAACTTCCCCAGACTCGGGTCCCCGGCCCTCCTCTCACTGACCCAAGAAaccaccctccccagccccgcacTAACCTTCCCCCGACCCCCCCGCGCCCAGCGGGggggcctccttctcctccccgaACACCAGCTTAAATTCCAGCTCCTCATCCTCGCAGCTCGCTGCCCCCATGGATCCGACCAGAGCCCCCGGGTCCCggcctgggtgggagggggcagctcGGGAGGCTGCTGTCTCTTCACCCGggtggctccctccctccctttctctgagaCGCCCCCTCCTCCGCCGCTGTCGCCTCCCTCCGGACGCCCCCTCGTTATTATAGAAACTTTTCcaaacttttttcccccaaacttCTTCAAAGCGGGGCCCCCCCCAGCCCGTCCCTGATTGGCTGCCTGGGAtgctccagcccctcctccgGGGATGAGATGGGAAAACCACGCGCCCCTcgtcctcccccaccctccctccttcggTCCGCTCTCCAGTCCCTCcccctcaaagaaaaaaaaaaactgaattggaAAACGGTCCCTGCAGCGTGATACGACCCTAATGATGCCTATTGGCCCGGAGTCGTGACAATCATTGCCCGCAGCGATCCCGGGCCCGCCTCCTCCCTTGGTCTCTGTTAAGGGCTCTGGGTCCGAGCGCCTTAAAGGGGCCACATTTTGGGCCCCCGGTATAGACGGCCCATGGGAGATCCTAAAGTTCTAAAGACTTCCGCAGCCAGCATCTAGcaacctctcctctcctctccttttcccccAGGCCTGAGGCCTGCGGGCTCTCGGGTGCACGGTACTCCTGGCAGCTCTGAGAAGGAATAGGCCATTCCTCTCAATCCTGCCCCGTCTGGGCCTTCTGGAAAGCTTTGCCCTGCGGAATGAGAACCtaccccctccatccctcctcgTCCTCCAAAGGTGAAGAGGATTTAGTTGGCCTGGATCACTCTCAGAGCGGCCAGAACCTGGGAGGAACTGGTCAAAGTCCCCCAGTCCCTGATGGGCGTAGATCCAGGCCAGGCTTTGCCACTGCTCCTGTCCCAGCCACCCAGAGGGGCCATTAATTAGCCTTCACGGGAAGTCAGCTCCCTCCTCCCAGAAACTATAGTCTGGAATGAATCTAAGGTCCGATGGCATCCCGATCCGGCCCTCCAGAGAAATCCTGGCCGGGTTTACCAGGAGCCCGAGCCCCGCGACCTGGTGGGCCCTAGGGCTGGACACCTGTCACCTGGGCAGTGGGAGGAAGGAAGACCCGGTCTGGAATTTCCAGGAAGGGCAGGCGCGGAGGGGCCCAGGTGGTGTGAAAGGTAGTTAGACGGCAGG includes:
- the NFATC4 gene encoding nuclear factor of activated T-cells, cytoplasmic 4 isoform X2, with the translated sequence MHSPPPRPAPSPGTWESQPARSVRLGGPGGGAGGPGGGRVLECPSIRITSISPTPDPPASLDDNPDAWGDGSPRDYPPPEGFGGYREAGGQGGSAFFSPSPGSSSLSSWSFFSDASDEAALYAACDEVESELNEAASRFGLGSPLPSPRASPRPWTPEDPWSLYGPSPGGRGPEDSWLLLSAPGPTPASPRPSSPCGKRRYSSSGTPSSASPALSRRGSLGEEGPEPPPPPPLPLARDPGSPGPFDYMGAPPAESIPQKTRRTSSEQAVALPRPEESAPCNGKLPSGAEEAPTPAGGARKEVAGMDYLAVPSPLAWSKARIGGHSPVFRTSALPPLDWPLPSQYEQLELRIEVQPRAHHRAHYETEGSRGAVKAAPGGHPVVKLLGYSEKPLTLQMFIGTADERNLRPHAFYQVHRITGKMVATASYEAVVSGTKVLEMTLLPENNMAANIDCAGILKLRNSDIELRKGETDIGRKNTRVRLVFRVHVPQGGGKVVSVQAASVPIECSQRSAQELPQVEAYSPSACSVRGGEELVLTGSNFLPDSKVVFIERGPDGKLQWEEEATVNRLQSNEVTLTLTVPAYSNKRVSRPVQVYFYVSNGRRKRSPTQSFKFLPVIFKEEPLPDSSLRGFPSAPGPPFGTDMDFSPPRPPYPSYPQEDPAYETPYLSEGFGYGTPPLYPQTGPPPSYRPGLRMFPETGGTTGCARPPPVSFLPRPFPSDPYGGRGSSFPLGVPFPPPPPAPFRPPLPSSPPLEGPFPPQSSVPALPAEGYDEVGPGYGPGEGAPEQEKSRGGYSSGFRDSAPVQGITLEEVSEIIGRDLSGFPAPPGEEPPA
- the NFATC4 gene encoding nuclear factor of activated T-cells, cytoplasmic 4 isoform X1 encodes the protein MGAASCEDEELEFKLVFGEEKEAPPLGAGGSGEEPDSEDAPPCCRLALGEPPPYGAAPIGIPRPPPPRPGMHSPPPRPAPSPGTWESQPARSVRLGGPGGGAGGPGGGRVLECPSIRITSISPTPDPPASLDDNPDAWGDGSPRDYPPPEGFGGYREAGGQGGSAFFSPSPGSSSLSSWSFFSDASDEAALYAACDEVESELNEAASRFGLGSPLPSPRASPRPWTPEDPWSLYGPSPGGRGPEDSWLLLSAPGPTPASPRPSSPCGKRRYSSSGTPSSASPALSRRGSLGEEGPEPPPPPPLPLARDPGSPGPFDYMGAPPAESIPQKTRRTSSEQAVALPRPEESAPCNGKLPSGAEEAPTPAGGARKEVAGMDYLAVPSPLAWSKARIGGHSPVFRTSALPPLDWPLPSQYEQLELRIEVQPRAHHRAHYETEGSRGAVKAAPGGHPVVKLLGYSEKPLTLQMFIGTADERNLRPHAFYQVHRITGKMVATASYEAVVSGTKVLEMTLLPENNMAANIDCAGILKLRNSDIELRKGETDIGRKNTRVRLVFRVHVPQGGGKVVSVQAASVPIECSQRSAQELPQVEAYSPSACSVRGGEELVLTGSNFLPDSKVVFIERGPDGKLQWEEEATVNRLQSNEVTLTLTVPAYSNKRVSRPVQVYFYVSNGRRKRSPTQSFKFLPVIFKEEPLPDSSLRGFPSAPGPPFGTDMDFSPPRPPYPSYPQEDPAYETPYLSEGFGYGTPPLYPQTGPPPSYRPGLRMFPETGGTTGCARPPPVSFLPRPFPSDPYGGRGSSFPLGVPFPPPPPAPFRPPLPSSPPLEGPFPPQSSVPALPAEGYDEVGPGYGPGEGAPEQEKSRGGYSSGFRDSAPVQGITLEEVSEIIGRDLSGFPAPPGEEPPA